One stretch of Pradoshia sp. D12 DNA includes these proteins:
- a CDS encoding prephenate dehydrogenase, with product MRGNVLMIGLGLIGGSIALSIKKEHPKALILGYDVDRKQVQLAKALKVIDEEITDYKEAAGRADVIIIGVPVQATSTVMESLSACTLKKNVIITDVGSTKAKIMKEAERLFSMNYTFIGGHPMAGSHKSGVAAAKVHLFENAFYILTPAAHAGVKEVAELKMWLKGTKAKFIEVDAHEHDLMTGVISHLPHIMAASIVNQAEQAEAKHDLVARLAAGGFRDITRIASSSPQMWKDILIQNDQVLIDLLDSWIDEMSEVREWIRTKDEARLYSFFQSAKMFRDEMPARKKGAIPSFYDLYVDVPDYPGVISEITGYLAKSNISITNIRIIETREEVYGVLVISFQSGEDRKLAVECLRDATNYDTYYD from the coding sequence ATGCGTGGGAATGTATTAATGATAGGTCTTGGTTTAATTGGAGGATCCATTGCTTTATCTATTAAAAAGGAACATCCGAAGGCATTGATACTAGGGTATGATGTGGATCGAAAACAGGTGCAGCTGGCAAAAGCATTAAAAGTAATAGATGAAGAAATTACGGATTATAAAGAGGCTGCCGGAAGAGCAGATGTTATCATTATCGGAGTCCCGGTGCAAGCTACATCAACCGTTATGGAAAGCCTGTCAGCATGTACGCTGAAAAAAAACGTTATAATTACGGATGTAGGAAGTACAAAGGCAAAGATCATGAAAGAAGCAGAGCGTTTGTTTAGCATGAATTATACGTTTATAGGCGGTCACCCAATGGCTGGATCTCATAAAAGCGGAGTAGCTGCGGCAAAAGTGCATCTTTTTGAAAATGCTTTTTATATATTGACACCGGCTGCTCATGCAGGTGTTAAAGAGGTTGCTGAGCTGAAGATGTGGCTAAAGGGGACGAAAGCCAAATTCATTGAAGTGGATGCTCATGAGCACGATTTAATGACAGGTGTCATCAGTCATTTGCCGCATATTATGGCAGCCTCGATTGTTAATCAGGCTGAACAGGCTGAAGCGAAACATGATTTAGTTGCAAGACTTGCTGCCGGAGGATTCAGGGATATTACCCGAATAGCTTCATCCAGTCCCCAAATGTGGAAGGATATTCTGATTCAAAATGATCAAGTATTAATCGATCTTTTGGACTCCTGGATAGATGAAATGTCAGAGGTGAGAGAATGGATTCGTACGAAGGATGAGGCAAGATTATATTCCTTTTTCCAAAGTGCAAAAATGTTTCGTGATGAGATGCCGGCCCGTAAAAAGGGTGCAATTCCGTCCTTTTATGATTTATATGTGGATGTCCCGGATTATCCAGGGGTCATTTCGGAGATTACCGGTTATTTAGCAAAATCTAATATAAGTATTACTAATATAAGAATCATTGAGACGCGTGAAGAAGTGTACGGTGTATTGGTGATTTCCTTCCAATCAGGTGAAGATCGCAAACTAGCGG
- the hisC gene encoding histidinol-phosphate transaminase has product MKWKNHLYTLEPYKPGKPIEDVKREFGLEEIIKLASNENPYGYSSEVAKTLKETEWSLPLYPDGGAVNLREVLSNYLGVEKNQLIFGNGSDNIIQMIAKAILAPGVNTVMSTGTFSQYSHNAILEQSEIREVPHINGRHDLDGMLRQIDADTGIVWICSPNNPTGEYIRGEELLPFLSQVPNDVLVVFDAAYYEYVTAIDYPEILPLIKQFDNLILLHTFSKIYGMAALRIGYGVANSDIIRMLEPAREPFNVNALAQKAAIAAISDQQFIEECKQKNRDGLQQYYEFCKIYNLSYYPSQANFILIDTGHDGNEVFQYLMRKGFIVRSGQALGFPTSIRITVGSDQQNEAVLKELKNFLLMKENKEIK; this is encoded by the coding sequence TTGAAATGGAAGAATCATTTATATACATTAGAGCCTTATAAGCCAGGCAAACCAATTGAGGACGTAAAAAGGGAGTTTGGGTTGGAGGAGATCATCAAACTGGCATCAAATGAAAACCCATATGGATATTCATCCGAGGTCGCAAAAACGCTGAAGGAAACAGAATGGTCACTTCCCTTGTATCCGGATGGCGGGGCCGTTAATTTGCGTGAAGTCTTATCTAACTATTTAGGAGTTGAAAAAAATCAGCTTATCTTTGGAAATGGTTCAGATAATATTATCCAAATGATAGCAAAGGCGATTCTTGCTCCTGGTGTAAATACGGTTATGTCTACGGGTACCTTTAGTCAGTATAGCCATAATGCCATTCTGGAGCAGTCAGAGATCAGGGAGGTGCCGCATATAAATGGCAGACATGATCTTGATGGCATGCTTCGTCAGATTGATGCTGACACGGGGATTGTGTGGATTTGTTCTCCTAATAATCCGACAGGCGAATACATAAGAGGTGAGGAGCTTCTCCCATTTTTGAGTCAGGTGCCTAACGATGTATTAGTTGTATTTGATGCAGCTTATTATGAGTACGTCACAGCTATAGATTATCCTGAAATCTTGCCGTTAATTAAACAGTTTGATAATTTAATCCTATTGCATACTTTTTCCAAGATTTACGGGATGGCGGCTTTGCGTATTGGTTATGGAGTGGCTAATTCCGATATTATCCGTATGCTTGAGCCTGCAAGAGAGCCGTTTAACGTCAATGCATTAGCTCAAAAGGCTGCGATTGCTGCTATAAGTGATCAACAATTTATTGAGGAATGCAAACAAAAAAATAGAGATGGTCTTCAGCAATATTATGAATTTTGTAAGATTTATAACTTAAGTTACTATCCATCACAAGCAAATTTTATCTTAATCGATACAGGTCATGATGGGAATGAAGTCTTTCAGTATTTAATGAGAAAAGGCTTTATCGTTCGTTCCGGCCAGGCTTTGGGTTTCCCGACATCCATTCGGATTACAGTTGGTTCTGACCAGCAGAATGAAGCTGTTTTGAAAGAGCTGAAAAATTTCCTTTTGATGAAAGAAAATAAAGAAATCAAATAG
- the aroH gene encoding chorismate mutase, protein MMRGIRGAITIEANKKELIENKTEILLREMIQQNHLQAESIASIFISVTDDIDAGFPAAIVRKIDGFTYVPVMCMREIPVPGSLSLAIRIMIHANMDTAQKDIKHIYLEGATVLRPDLTEK, encoded by the coding sequence ATGATGAGAGGCATCCGAGGAGCCATTACCATAGAAGCAAATAAAAAAGAACTCATTGAAAATAAAACAGAGATCTTACTTCGAGAAATGATTCAACAGAATCATCTTCAGGCAGAATCTATTGCATCTATATTCATATCTGTTACAGACGATATAGATGCAGGATTTCCAGCTGCTATTGTTAGAAAAATAGATGGATTTACATATGTTCCCGTTATGTGCATGCGTGAAATTCCAGTACCGGGTTCCTTATCATTGGCCATACGGATTATGATTCATGCCAATATGGATACAGCCCAAAAGGATATCAAGCATATTTATCTGGAGGGGGCTACGGTCCTTAGACCTGATTTAACAGAGAAATAA
- the aroB gene encoding 3-dehydroquinate synthase — protein sequence METIQIKTSSKEYPIFIGDGVIEELPIFLEKNFKGKPKVYMISDELVSSLYSELIETLLAKRGYEVIIHAVPTGERAKSFSVYEECLTVGFENKLDRDSLVLALGGGVVGDLAGFVAATYMRGIPYIQLPTTLLAHDSAVGGKVAINHQLGKNLVGCFYQPEAVFYDSSFLSTLPEKEWRSGFAELIKHALLCSKSFYDDLRNQYCSISDLQSKSLASYIKKGISVKATIVSEDEKEKGSRAFLNFGHTLAHAIEGAAGYGVVTHGEAVAFGMLFDLYLSQKYADFSFNLTAFKDWLTNLGYLQIPKEILSAELLLPFMKLDKKNKQGTIATVLLNDYGRPALHSYSDTEIQDELTYFLNNIVGREKGYSL from the coding sequence ATGGAAACTATTCAAATTAAAACTTCTTCAAAGGAGTATCCGATTTTTATAGGTGATGGAGTGATTGAAGAGCTCCCCATATTTTTGGAGAAAAATTTCAAAGGAAAACCAAAAGTATATATGATATCGGATGAACTGGTATCTTCTCTTTATTCAGAGCTGATTGAAACGTTGTTGGCCAAACGTGGCTATGAAGTAATCATCCATGCCGTACCAACAGGAGAAAGAGCAAAATCATTCTCTGTATACGAAGAATGTTTAACGGTAGGATTTGAAAATAAACTTGATCGTGACAGCCTCGTGTTAGCTCTGGGCGGGGGAGTGGTTGGAGATTTAGCTGGATTTGTAGCTGCGACCTATATGAGAGGCATTCCCTACATTCAACTGCCAACAACCTTGCTGGCTCATGACAGTGCAGTTGGAGGAAAAGTGGCTATTAATCATCAGCTGGGTAAAAATCTAGTAGGCTGTTTCTATCAACCGGAGGCAGTCTTCTATGATAGTTCCTTTTTATCCACTTTACCAGAGAAGGAATGGCGCTCAGGATTTGCGGAGTTAATTAAGCATGCGCTGCTATGCAGTAAATCCTTTTATGATGATTTAAGAAATCAGTATTGCAGTATTTCTGACCTGCAATCCAAATCATTGGCTTCGTATATAAAAAAAGGGATTTCTGTTAAAGCTACTATTGTATCGGAGGATGAAAAGGAGAAAGGCTCGCGTGCTTTTCTTAATTTTGGTCATACATTAGCTCATGCGATTGAAGGGGCAGCTGGATATGGAGTGGTAACCCACGGGGAAGCTGTAGCCTTTGGTATGTTATTTGACCTATATTTGAGCCAAAAGTATGCTGATTTTTCTTTTAATCTAACTGCATTTAAGGATTGGTTAACCAATTTAGGCTATCTACAAATACCAAAAGAAATTTTATCAGCAGAATTATTGCTGCCATTTATGAAACTTGATAAGAAAAATAAACAAGGGACAATAGCGACGGTCCTTTTAAATGATTATGGCAGACCAGCCTTACATTCCTATTCTGATACGGAAATACAAGACGAATTAACCTATTTCTTAAACAATATAGTCGGAAGGGAGAAGGGTTATTCATTATGA
- the aroC gene encoding chorismate synthase: MRYITAGESHGPQLTTLIEGLPAGMPLSEEDINKHLARRQKGYGRGRRMQIEKDTVEITAGIRHGRTLGSPVALQVKNRDWTHWTHVMGIEPIDEKAEDEIKRKITRPRPGHADLNGGMKYGHRDLRNVLERSSARETTVRVAAGAVAVKLLSLLGIEIVSHVVEIGGIKAAETEVKDIKEIQQLAEDSPVRCLDEKAAEKMMEAIDLAKKNGDTLGGVVEVVATGMPAGVGSYVHYDRKLDAKIAGAILSINAFKGVEFGIGFEAARIPGSQVHDEIIWEEGQGYSRKTNRLGGFEGGMTTGMPVVVRGVMKPIPTLYKPLKSVDIDTKESFTASIERSDACAVPAAAVVAEHVVAWELANAIIEQFYSDRMETLVESVNQQRMYAREF, from the coding sequence ATGAGATATATAACTGCTGGGGAATCCCACGGCCCCCAATTAACAACTTTAATAGAAGGATTACCTGCAGGAATGCCGTTGTCTGAGGAAGATATCAACAAGCATCTTGCCAGGAGACAAAAGGGATATGGACGCGGTAGAAGAATGCAAATTGAAAAAGATACAGTAGAGATTACAGCAGGAATTCGTCATGGCAGGACATTAGGATCACCTGTTGCTCTGCAAGTTAAAAACCGGGACTGGACTCATTGGACCCATGTCATGGGAATTGAGCCAATAGATGAAAAGGCAGAAGACGAAATTAAACGTAAAATCACAAGACCGCGCCCAGGGCATGCTGACCTGAATGGCGGTATGAAATATGGACATAGGGATTTGCGCAATGTTTTAGAGCGCTCGTCTGCAAGAGAAACAACTGTCCGAGTGGCAGCGGGAGCTGTTGCGGTGAAACTGCTTAGTCTGCTTGGTATAGAAATTGTTTCGCATGTTGTTGAAATCGGTGGCATTAAAGCAGCTGAAACAGAGGTTAAGGATATTAAAGAGATCCAACAGCTGGCAGAGGATTCTCCGGTTCGCTGTCTTGATGAAAAAGCTGCTGAGAAGATGATGGAAGCCATTGATTTGGCTAAAAAGAATGGCGATACATTAGGTGGTGTCGTTGAAGTAGTGGCGACTGGAATGCCTGCTGGTGTCGGGAGCTATGTTCATTATGATCGTAAACTAGATGCAAAAATTGCAGGTGCAATCCTTAGTATTAATGCATTTAAGGGTGTCGAATTCGGGATTGGCTTTGAAGCGGCCAGAATTCCAGGCAGTCAGGTGCATGATGAAATCATTTGGGAGGAAGGACAGGGATATAGCCGTAAAACGAATCGCCTAGGCGGTTTTGAAGGCGGAATGACAACTGGAATGCCTGTAGTAGTGCGTGGAGTTATGAAACCAATCCCTACCTTGTATAAGCCGCTCAAAAGTGTGGATATTGACACGAAAGAGTCGTTTACAGCCTCGATAGAACGCTCTGATGCATGTGCTGTTCCGGCAGCGGCAGTCGTTGCTGAGCATGTGGTAGCATGGGAGCTTGCCAATGCAATCATTGAACAGTTTTATTCTGATCGGATGGAGACATTGGTTGAATCCGTTAATCAGCAAAGAATGTATGCGAGGGAATTCTAA
- a CDS encoding CheR family methyltransferase translates to MIKINDDYQGFVKGINYLTGINLSLYKEAQMKRRITSLYEKQGFNGFQDYYNHLRKDQYLLNELLDRMTINVSNFFRNYRRWEVLEKEILPELLSEKKTLKIWSAACSTGDEPYSLAMVLTRLNALNRVSILATDIDQNALEICRRGIYSEKSLGEVPVELKNKHFEFVDGFYHINQQIKNAVTFKKHNLLADSYGQSYDLIICRNVLIYFTDEAKGLLYKKFSQSLRPGGVLFVGSTEQIFNPTVYDFISANTFFYKKRNHHRVHS, encoded by the coding sequence ATGATAAAAATTAATGATGACTATCAGGGGTTTGTTAAAGGGATTAACTATTTAACAGGAATCAATTTATCTTTATATAAGGAAGCGCAAATGAAAAGAAGAATTACCTCCTTATATGAAAAACAAGGTTTTAATGGGTTTCAGGATTATTACAATCATCTTCGTAAAGACCAGTATTTATTAAATGAGCTTCTGGACCGTATGACGATTAATGTTTCGAACTTCTTTCGGAATTATAGAAGGTGGGAGGTTTTGGAGAAGGAGATTCTGCCAGAATTATTGTCTGAAAAAAAGACTTTGAAAATTTGGAGCGCCGCTTGTTCAACTGGTGATGAACCCTATTCACTTGCCATGGTGCTAACCCGCTTAAATGCCCTGAATCGTGTCTCTATCCTGGCAACCGATATAGATCAGAATGCCTTAGAAATTTGCAGGAGAGGCATTTATTCAGAAAAATCTTTGGGGGAAGTACCAGTAGAGTTAAAGAATAAGCATTTCGAATTCGTGGATGGATTTTATCATATTAATCAACAGATAAAAAATGCGGTCACGTTCAAGAAACATAATTTACTGGCTGATTCGTATGGCCAATCATACGATTTAATCATATGCCGTAATGTTTTGATTTATTTTACGGATGAAGCAAAGGGTTTATTATATAAGAAATTTTCCCAATCACTTCGTCCTGGCGGAGTTTTGTTTGTGGGCAGTACTGAACAGATCTTCAACCCAACTGTATATGATTTTATCAGTGCAAATACGTTTTTTTATAAAAAGAGAAATCATCATAGGGTACATAGCTAA
- the ndk gene encoding nucleoside-diphosphate kinase, with protein sequence MEKTFLMVKPDGVQRNLIGEIVSRLERKGFQLVGAKLMMIPTETAEKHYEEHKERPFFGELVDFITSGPVFAMAWQGENVIATARQMMGSTNPKDAAPGTIRGDYGVTVGKNIIHGSDSPASAERELGIFFKEEELAEYTKLANEWIY encoded by the coding sequence ATGGAAAAAACATTTTTAATGGTTAAACCAGATGGTGTACAAAGAAATTTAATCGGGGAAATTGTATCACGTTTAGAAAGAAAGGGCTTTCAGCTTGTTGGAGCGAAATTGATGATGATTCCAACAGAGACGGCTGAAAAGCATTACGAGGAACATAAAGAGCGTCCTTTCTTTGGTGAATTGGTTGACTTTATTACATCAGGACCAGTTTTTGCAATGGCATGGCAAGGGGAAAATGTGATTGCGACTGCTCGTCAAATGATGGGATCTACCAATCCAAAAGATGCTGCTCCTGGTACAATTCGCGGAGATTATGGTGTAACGGTAGGCAAAAACATTATCCATGGCTCTGATTCACCTGCAAGTGCCGAGAGAGAACTTGGAATCTTCTTTAAAGAAGAAGAGCTTGCTGAATATACAAAATTAGCGAATGAGTGGATTTATTAA
- the hepT gene encoding heptaprenyl diphosphate synthase component II codes for MKLPKLYSIFRQDIQLIEKELRSSIQTECRPLQEASMHTLKAGGKRIRPVFVLLTAKFGEYDINQIKHAAVALELIHSASLVHDDIIDEAKLRRGSLTVCSKWDNKMATYTGDYIFARAQELMTHIKDPLAHQVVAKTIMEVSIGEIEQIRDKYNFDQNLRNYLKRIKRKTAVLIAASCQLGAISAGVSEDIHKKLFLYGYYVGMSFQIMDDILDFTASEKDLGKPAGSDLWQGNITLPVLYALQQPQLAKLIRTVHEDMRLEELQPILESIKQSGAIEKSIDLSNAYLDKAFDILELLPESKNTDYLYEIARFIGKRKY; via the coding sequence ATGAAATTACCAAAATTGTATTCAATTTTCAGACAGGATATCCAATTAATCGAAAAAGAGCTGCGTTCATCGATACAAACTGAATGCAGACCACTTCAGGAAGCATCTATGCACACTCTGAAAGCTGGAGGCAAACGGATACGCCCTGTTTTTGTACTGCTCACCGCAAAATTTGGAGAGTATGATATTAATCAAATTAAGCATGCTGCAGTTGCTCTGGAACTTATTCACTCAGCATCATTAGTACATGATGATATCATTGACGAAGCCAAACTGCGTAGGGGATCACTGACGGTTTGTTCCAAATGGGATAATAAAATGGCTACTTATACAGGAGATTACATATTTGCCAGGGCTCAGGAGCTTATGACTCATATTAAAGATCCATTGGCACATCAGGTAGTAGCTAAAACCATCATGGAAGTCAGCATTGGCGAAATAGAACAAATACGTGATAAATACAATTTTGATCAAAATCTACGTAACTATTTAAAGCGTATTAAACGAAAAACGGCTGTCTTAATTGCGGCCAGCTGCCAATTAGGTGCGATCAGTGCAGGGGTATCGGAGGATATACACAAAAAATTATTCTTGTATGGATACTATGTGGGCATGTCCTTTCAAATAATGGATGACATACTTGATTTCACGGCCTCTGAAAAAGATCTAGGGAAACCTGCGGGTAGTGATTTGTGGCAGGGGAATATTACCTTACCTGTTTTGTATGCCTTACAGCAACCGCAATTGGCCAAGCTTATCCGAACTGTTCACGAAGATATGAGGTTAGAAGAGTTGCAGCCTATACTCGAATCTATCAAGCAATCAGGAGCAATCGAGAAATCCATCGACTTAAGCAATGCTTACCTGGATAAAGCATTTGATATTCTAGAATTATTGCCAGAGTCGAAGAATACGGATTATTTATATGAAATAGCAAGATTTATCGGAAAAAGGAAATACTAA
- a CDS encoding demethylmenaquinone methyltransferase produces the protein MKQQTKEERVHGVFEKISDNYDSMNSVISFQLHKRWRADTMKKMDVKQGDQALDVCCGTADWTIALARQVGDSGKVTGLDFSKNMLKIGEQKVKKEQLNNVELLHGNAMEIPFEDNTFDFVTIGFGLRNVPDYLTVLKEMNRVLKPGGMAVCLDTSQPTLPVYRQLYYFYFKHIMPLLGKLLAKSYKEYSWLQESASDFPSAPALKRLFEEAGFVKVKYKPYSGGAAASHFGFKQSK, from the coding sequence ATGAAACAACAAACAAAAGAGGAACGTGTACACGGTGTCTTTGAAAAGATTTCTGATAATTATGATTCCATGAATTCAGTAATCAGTTTCCAGTTACATAAGCGTTGGCGTGCCGATACGATGAAAAAAATGGATGTTAAACAGGGAGATCAGGCACTGGATGTATGCTGCGGTACAGCTGACTGGACGATAGCGCTGGCGAGACAGGTTGGCGACTCTGGTAAGGTAACGGGTTTGGACTTCAGTAAAAATATGCTCAAGATTGGCGAACAAAAGGTTAAAAAGGAGCAGTTAAATAATGTGGAACTGCTTCATGGGAATGCAATGGAGATTCCCTTTGAAGATAATACATTTGACTTTGTCACAATTGGATTTGGTCTTCGGAATGTCCCTGACTACTTAACGGTATTGAAAGAAATGAACCGTGTTCTGAAACCGGGTGGCATGGCTGTTTGTTTAGATACTTCTCAACCGACGTTACCGGTTTACAGACAGCTATATTATTTTTATTTTAAGCATATTATGCCTCTCTTGGGTAAATTATTGGCTAAGAGTTACAAGGAGTATTCCTGGCTGCAGGAATCTGCATCTGATTTTCCAAGTGCACCGGCATTGAAAAGACTCTTTGAAGAAGCCGGTTTTGTGAAGGTTAAATATAAACCTTATTCCGGTGGTGCAGCTGCGTCTCATTTTGGATTCAAACAATCAAAATAA
- a CDS encoding heptaprenyl diphosphate synthase component 1, whose amino-acid sequence MDSINNEVIQFNSEIKKLIYHSLILDHIDRPVINDDMIAVMVKILRDANVDQKFMPYYIVSVMLMQIALDTHEGVSNTEESESPAKLRKRQLSILAGDYYSSMYYHILAKTKDIEFINLMSRGVQEVNEAKVHLYMDKDADIDTLVKYLKQIETILVEKTAEYFNVIEQKDLFIDFLLWNRLMAELDGYQNKCNSKFIQALQSIHSVNDETADKISDLLKREITKVSDRLRSAMLQYNFKDEMVLRIETSIR is encoded by the coding sequence TTGGATAGCATCAATAATGAAGTCATACAATTTAATAGTGAGATAAAGAAACTTATCTATCATTCTTTAATATTAGATCATATTGATCGGCCAGTCATAAATGATGATATGATAGCGGTTATGGTTAAAATTCTGCGTGATGCCAATGTGGATCAAAAGTTTATGCCATATTACATAGTATCTGTCATGCTTATGCAAATTGCCCTGGATACCCATGAGGGAGTTTCAAACACAGAGGAATCCGAAAGTCCGGCAAAATTAAGGAAACGGCAGTTATCGATTTTGGCTGGAGATTATTATAGCAGTATGTATTATCATATATTGGCGAAAACAAAAGATATCGAGTTTATTAACCTAATGTCCAGGGGAGTTCAGGAAGTGAATGAGGCTAAGGTACACTTATATATGGATAAGGATGCTGATATAGATACATTAGTAAAGTATCTTAAACAGATTGAAACCATACTGGTCGAAAAAACAGCTGAGTATTTTAACGTAATTGAACAAAAGGATTTGTTTATAGACTTTTTATTATGGAATAGATTAATGGCAGAATTGGACGGTTATCAAAATAAGTGTAACTCTAAATTTATTCAAGCCTTACAATCAATACATAGTGTAAATGATGAAACTGCTGATAAAATATCAGATTTACTTAAAAGGGAAATTACAAAGGTAAGTGATAGATTAAGATCAGCTATGTTGCAATACAATTTTAAGGATGAAATGGTTTTACGGATTGAGACAAGTATAAGGTAA
- the mtrB gene encoding trp RNA-binding attenuation protein MtrB, which yields MENLQSNDFVVIKALEDGVSVIGLTRGEDTKFHHSEKLDKGEVLFVQFTEHTSAMKIRGKAVMYTPYGEIESEKE from the coding sequence ATGGAGAACCTTCAATCAAATGATTTTGTAGTTATAAAAGCATTGGAAGATGGAGTGAGTGTTATTGGATTAACCAGAGGTGAGGATACTAAATTTCATCATTCAGAAAAGCTTGATAAAGGTGAAGTGTTATTTGTTCAATTTACAGAACACACATCAGCTATGAAAATCAGAGGAAAAGCGGTTATGTACACGCCATACGGTGAAATAGAAAGTGAAAAGGAATAA
- the folE gene encoding GTP cyclohydrolase I FolE codes for MSEINRGKIEEAVTMILEALGEDPTREGLLDTPKRVAKMYEEVFSGLRQDPKEYFETVFGEDHEELVLVKDIPFYSMCEHHLVPFFGVAHVAYIPKGGRVTGLSKLARAVEAVSRRPQLQERITSTVADSIMDTLAPHGVMVVVEAEHMCMTMRGVKKPGSKTITSAVRGTLATDSISRQEVLSLINK; via the coding sequence ATGAGTGAAATCAATCGCGGTAAAATAGAAGAAGCAGTGACAATGATTTTGGAGGCTCTTGGGGAAGATCCAACAAGGGAAGGGCTCCTGGACACACCTAAACGTGTAGCAAAAATGTATGAAGAGGTATTTTCCGGATTGAGACAGGATCCTAAAGAATATTTTGAAACGGTATTCGGTGAAGATCATGAAGAATTAGTCCTTGTTAAGGATATCCCTTTTTATTCTATGTGTGAGCACCATCTCGTGCCATTCTTTGGAGTGGCACATGTGGCCTACATACCAAAAGGCGGACGTGTTACAGGTTTGAGTAAATTAGCCAGAGCGGTCGAAGCAGTGAGCAGAAGGCCGCAATTACAGGAACGGATTACATCAACTGTTGCAGATTCTATTATGGACACACTGGCTCCTCATGGAGTGATGGTCGTAGTTGAAGCTGAGCATATGTGCATGACTATGAGAGGTGTTAAAAAACCAGGATCGAAGACAATTACTTCCGCAGTAAGAGGAACATTGGCGACAGACTCAATCTCCCGTCAGGAAGTATTAAGCTTAATTAATAAATAA
- a CDS encoding HU family DNA-binding protein gives MNKTELINAVAEASELSKKDATKAVDAVFESILEALKNGDKVQLIGFGNFEVRERAARKGRNPQTGEEIEISASKVPAFKPGKALKDAVK, from the coding sequence ATGAACAAAACAGAATTAATCAACGCTGTTGCTGAAGCTAGCGAGCTTTCTAAAAAAGACGCAACTAAAGCAGTAGACGCAGTGTTCGAATCCATTTTAGAAGCTCTTAAAAATGGAGATAAAGTACAATTGATTGGTTTCGGTAACTTTGAAGTTCGTGAGCGTGCTGCTCGTAAAGGACGTAACCCGCAAACTGGTGAGGAAATCGAAATCAGTGCCAGCAAAGTACCTGCATTCAAACCAGGGAAAGCACTTAAAGACGCTGTTAAGTAA